The proteins below come from a single Anderseniella sp. Alg231-50 genomic window:
- a CDS encoding ATP-binding protein: MIWRSLKFRLFAAAAICIVGALVLYWSVLSQIFEQHVSERLYRELEAHLNQLTTRIEASDKGEVAVTDTLDNPRFERPFGGLYWQVKTASGEVYSSRSLWDQTIAAPAVQGRTGEISRHRDVKSNAGTLLLVGRTVVMKAGAKDLQVRLIVAMDQNELNTARASFASDVSVLVALLALFLFAAMAVQTLIGLRPLSTLRQRVSAISTNRQDVLDGQFPSEVEPLVAELNGLLGERTEMVDRARASASDLAHGLKTPLAILAAEGRAIEAAGHDRIAREINLQIGVMNRQIERQLARARARGQQRLVGQGTELKPAVSKLIRAFRQLPRGQEISWQEDIAAGLRADIDAMDLEEVAGNILDNARKWADDKVTVSARAHGNSEVAIVIEDNGPGVPQQQSLSILQRGSRMDEETPGSGLGLAITQDILEIYNGRMDIGNLEPHGLKVEIFLPAADEADRLDKSN; the protein is encoded by the coding sequence ATGATCTGGCGTTCGTTGAAATTCCGACTGTTTGCGGCAGCGGCGATCTGCATTGTCGGCGCGCTGGTGCTGTACTGGAGCGTGCTGTCGCAAATTTTCGAGCAACACGTATCAGAGCGTCTGTACAGGGAACTGGAAGCCCATCTCAATCAGCTGACCACGCGGATTGAAGCATCGGACAAGGGTGAGGTCGCGGTTACCGACACCCTGGACAATCCGCGGTTTGAGCGCCCGTTCGGCGGCCTGTACTGGCAGGTGAAAACCGCAAGCGGTGAGGTGTATTCATCCCGGTCATTGTGGGACCAGACAATCGCGGCACCGGCGGTTCAGGGCAGAACCGGTGAAATTTCCAGGCACCGCGATGTCAAGTCCAACGCCGGGACCTTGTTGCTGGTGGGACGAACGGTAGTCATGAAGGCTGGCGCAAAGGACCTGCAGGTCCGGCTGATCGTGGCCATGGACCAGAACGAACTCAATACGGCAAGGGCGTCGTTTGCATCTGACGTGTCGGTTCTGGTTGCCCTGCTTGCGCTGTTTCTGTTTGCCGCCATGGCTGTCCAGACCCTGATAGGATTGCGGCCGCTGAGTACTCTCAGGCAGCGGGTCAGCGCTATTTCGACAAACCGGCAGGATGTACTGGACGGGCAGTTTCCCAGTGAGGTGGAGCCGCTCGTGGCAGAACTGAACGGCCTGCTGGGCGAGAGAACCGAAATGGTCGATCGTGCGCGGGCCAGCGCATCGGACCTGGCTCACGGCCTGAAAACGCCGCTGGCTATACTGGCGGCAGAGGGGCGGGCTATCGAAGCGGCCGGGCATGACCGCATTGCGCGCGAGATAAATCTGCAGATCGGCGTGATGAACCGGCAGATCGAACGGCAGCTGGCCAGGGCGCGGGCGCGCGGACAGCAGCGGCTTGTGGGCCAGGGTACGGAACTGAAACCGGCAGTCAGCAAGCTCATCCGGGCGTTCCGCCAACTGCCGCGCGGCCAGGAAATTTCCTGGCAGGAAGACATCGCCGCCGGTTTGCGGGCCGACATCGATGCGATGGATCTTGAAGAGGTTGCGGGCAATATTCTGGACAATGCCCGCAAATGGGCTGACGACAAAGTCACCGTCAGTGCTCGCGCTCACGGCAACAGCGAAGTGGCAATTGTCATCGAAGATAATGGGCCCGGTGTGCCGCAGCAGCAATCCCTGTCGATACTGCAACGCGGCAGCCGGATGGATGAGGAAACGCCTGGATCAGGTCTGGGCCTGGCCATCACCCAGGACATTCTGGAAATCTACAACGGTCGCATGGATATCGGGAATCTCGAGCCGCACGGATTGAAAGTCGAGATATTTCTGCCCGCAGCAGATGAAGCAGACAGGTTGGATAAGAGCAATTGA
- a CDS encoding response regulator, translating into MRILVVEDEPKLSRDVCRVLSGAGFVPEVAEDGEDAWFLGSTEDYAAIVLDLGLPKIDGISVLQRWREADVTIPVLILTARSGWRERVTGIDAGADDYLTKPFQMEELVARLHAIVRRTAGKATSSISIGPLTLDARLMRVSVDGARVSLTPLEYRALTYLIYNAGRVVAPHELTEHVYGIGQERGNNNLEVLIGRLRRKIGATVIGNRRGYGYIIGDEAE; encoded by the coding sequence CTGCGTATTCTGGTTGTTGAGGACGAACCGAAACTGTCGCGCGATGTGTGCCGGGTTCTGTCAGGCGCCGGCTTCGTACCGGAGGTTGCCGAGGACGGCGAAGATGCCTGGTTCCTCGGCAGCACCGAGGACTATGCCGCCATCGTGCTTGATCTCGGCTTGCCAAAAATCGACGGCATCAGTGTGCTGCAGCGCTGGCGCGAGGCTGACGTGACCATTCCTGTGCTCATCCTGACGGCGCGGTCCGGCTGGCGTGAGCGGGTAACCGGGATAGACGCGGGTGCTGATGACTACCTTACCAAGCCGTTCCAGATGGAAGAGCTGGTTGCCCGCCTGCATGCCATTGTACGCCGGACGGCCGGCAAGGCCACGTCGTCCATCAGTATCGGCCCGCTGACGCTTGATGCCCGGCTGATGCGGGTATCGGTGGACGGTGCCCGGGTGAGTTTGACGCCGCTGGAGTATCGGGCATTGACCTATCTGATCTACAATGCCGGTCGAGTCGTCGCCCCGCATGAGCTCACCGAACACGTCTACGGCATCGGACAGGAACGGGGAAACAACAACCTTGAGGTGTTGATCGGCCGGCTGCGGCGCAAGATCGGCGCCACCGTCATCGGCAACCGCCGCGGCTATGGTTACATAATAGGCGATGAGGCGGAATGA
- a CDS encoding HupE/UreJ family protein — MSQFETGFLPVKARWSLALLLSLLVLPLFAADVLAHNVTEGDKGYIQEIVGPHLVPFLYLGAKHMVTGYDHLLFLFGVIFFLYRLKHVAVYVSLFALGHSITMISGVYFGWQINAHLIDAIIGLSVVYKALDNLGAFQRWFGFQPDTKLATLIFGLFHGFGLATKILDYDIAPYGLLPNLLAFNVGVELGQISALAVMLIIMGYWRRTTTFTKHAYTANVVIMTAGFMLVGYQLTGYAVT; from the coding sequence ATGTCTCAGTTCGAAACAGGTTTTCTGCCGGTTAAGGCCCGGTGGTCGCTGGCATTGCTGCTGTCACTGCTGGTTCTGCCTTTGTTTGCAGCAGATGTGCTGGCCCACAACGTGACCGAAGGCGACAAGGGCTATATTCAGGAAATCGTCGGCCCGCACCTGGTGCCTTTCCTGTACCTGGGCGCCAAGCACATGGTCACCGGATATGATCACCTGTTGTTCCTGTTCGGCGTGATTTTCTTTCTCTATCGCCTCAAGCACGTGGCGGTCTATGTCAGCCTGTTCGCGCTTGGCCATTCGATCACGATGATCTCCGGTGTGTATTTCGGCTGGCAGATCAATGCTCATCTGATCGACGCAATAATCGGACTGTCGGTGGTCTACAAGGCGCTGGACAACCTTGGGGCGTTTCAGCGCTGGTTTGGCTTCCAGCCCGACACGAAGCTGGCCACCTTGATATTCGGCCTGTTCCATGGCTTCGGGCTTGCCACCAAGATACTCGACTATGACATTGCGCCCTATGGCCTGCTGCCAAACCTGCTGGCCTTCAATGTCGGGGTTGAACTGGGACAAATCTCGGCGCTGGCGGTCATGCTCATAATCATGGGTTACTGGCGGCGCACCACCACATTCACCAAACACGCGTACACGGCAAACGTTGTGATCATGACAGCCGGTTTCATGCTCGTTGGATACCAGCTGACAGGATATGCCGTCACCTAA
- a CDS encoding DUF1775 domain-containing protein, protein MHVKFLSLALFANLIAATSAHAHATFETPQAKVDSYYKAVLKVPHGCDGQPTLNLRVTVPEGLIAVKPMPKAGWTLETSTGNYAQNYSLHGKKVMSGVKQITWTGSLESDHYDEFVFQARVTNALMPGKPVHVPVVQKCADGSVAWTEIPAAGQDPHDLKRPAPGIMILAASSDHETGHASMKQPSYNIGDLVITNVRAGATVPKAPVAGGYMLIKNNGSEADFLVGGKAAFSGDVQIHEMKMQGDVMKMRELADGLEIPAGGEVMLKPGGYHVMFMKLTEPLSEGESRKATLTFKKAGSVEVEFDIKNRKHLKSHGMDHSKHGNSN, encoded by the coding sequence ATGCACGTAAAATTTCTATCCCTGGCACTGTTTGCCAACCTCATCGCTGCGACAAGCGCCCACGCGCACGCAACATTCGAAACCCCGCAAGCCAAGGTTGACAGCTATTACAAGGCTGTTCTGAAAGTGCCCCACGGGTGCGACGGGCAGCCGACGCTTAACCTCCGCGTCACGGTTCCAGAAGGCCTGATCGCCGTCAAACCAATGCCAAAGGCCGGTTGGACACTGGAAACCAGCACGGGCAACTACGCGCAAAACTACTCGTTGCACGGCAAGAAAGTCATGTCGGGTGTAAAACAAATCACCTGGACCGGCAGCCTTGAGTCCGACCACTATGACGAGTTTGTGTTTCAGGCCCGCGTAACAAACGCCCTCATGCCCGGTAAACCGGTCCATGTGCCGGTCGTGCAAAAGTGTGCCGATGGCAGTGTTGCCTGGACCGAGATTCCGGCTGCCGGCCAGGACCCCCATGACCTCAAACGGCCGGCGCCCGGCATCATGATCCTGGCGGCATCATCAGATCACGAAACCGGCCATGCGTCGATGAAACAGCCGTCCTATAACATTGGCGACCTGGTTATCACCAATGTAAGGGCTGGCGCGACCGTGCCGAAGGCACCCGTTGCAGGCGGCTACATGTTGATAAAAAACAATGGCAGCGAAGCTGATTTCCTGGTCGGCGGCAAGGCCGCCTTTTCCGGCGATGTCCAGATCCACGAAATGAAAATGCAGGGCGACGTGATGAAAATGCGCGAGCTTGCTGATGGCCTGGAAATTCCCGCAGGCGGTGAAGTCATGCTGAAGCCCGGAGGTTACCACGTCATGTTCATGAAGTTGACTGAACCGCTGAGCGAGGGTGAAAGCCGGAAGGCGACCCTGACTTTCAAAAAGGCCGGAAGTGTTGAAGTTGAATTCGATATCAAAAACCGCAAGCACCTGAAATCTCACGGCATGGACCACTCCAAACACGGGAACAGCAACTAA
- a CDS encoding CPBP family glutamic-type intramembrane protease, whose translation MLHQVAEFMARRVWYAWLLRVAICSAGTLLIGPLTAAALFLFFPTGDPDALRQMLGWFRIAIVVSAIVAMVLTYYFVRLCFRFLDRRDPSELRMDINARMPLMLVSGCIVSANLLAVIFLFQWSLGWIEVKSVSDPVNPVFFWSAFTSLVQFASIGFSEEVRYRAYGYASGEGSVPLPVLVIANAVIYALLHAQYNQFGIIALLNLMVIAGFYIAALHFFNSIWFGVGFHFAWDFVQVSVLGLAFSGTGNSSLFVIEQTGPPILVGGTALIEAGLVYFVVFAAATSLIVYLLRQRSANLTPV comes from the coding sequence ATGCTGCATCAGGTGGCGGAGTTTATGGCGCGGCGGGTCTGGTACGCCTGGCTGCTGCGTGTTGCAATCTGCTCGGCTGGCACTCTGCTCATCGGCCCGCTGACGGCTGCGGCACTGTTCCTGTTTTTCCCGACCGGTGATCCCGATGCCCTCAGGCAGATGCTGGGCTGGTTCAGGATAGCCATCGTGGTCAGCGCCATCGTCGCGATGGTGCTGACATACTATTTCGTCCGCCTGTGTTTTCGGTTTCTGGACCGGCGTGATCCAAGCGAGCTTCGCATGGATATCAATGCGCGCATGCCGCTGATGCTGGTATCCGGCTGTATCGTATCGGCCAACCTTCTGGCTGTCATATTCCTGTTTCAGTGGTCACTCGGCTGGATCGAGGTAAAGTCGGTGTCCGATCCCGTTAATCCGGTGTTCTTTTGGTCCGCGTTCACCAGCCTCGTCCAGTTTGCAAGTATCGGCTTCAGCGAGGAAGTACGCTATCGCGCCTATGGCTATGCATCGGGAGAGGGTTCGGTTCCGTTGCCGGTTCTGGTCATCGCAAACGCGGTGATCTACGCGCTGCTGCATGCGCAATATAACCAGTTTGGCATCATCGCATTGTTGAACCTGATGGTGATTGCGGGCTTCTACATTGCCGCGCTGCACTTCTTCAATTCGATCTGGTTTGGCGTGGGCTTTCATTTTGCCTGGGATTTCGTGCAGGTCTCGGTCCTGGGGCTGGCTTTTTCAGGCACGGGGAACTCCAGTCTGTTCGTGATCGAACAAACAGGCCCGCCCATTTTGGTGGGGGGCACTGCCCTTATTGAAGCGGGGCTGGTGTACTTCGTGGTGTTCGCAGCCGCCACGTCACTCATCGTCTACCTGCTCAGACAAAGGTCTGCTAACCTGACCCCGGTTTAG
- a CDS encoding ion channel → MSGQMIWGTVMLGICLFLHVGFLIVDIRLLKSLNAKLWASGPLVSTAVLLSAAIIIIVFSHSVQVWLWALSFIAFGAFNDPGTAVYFALVTYTTLGYGDVVLAENIRLYGAFASVTGLLGFGLSTAFLVAVFGKLLPNHLAD, encoded by the coding sequence ATGTCGGGTCAGATGATCTGGGGAACGGTGATGCTGGGCATTTGCCTGTTTTTGCATGTCGGTTTCCTGATAGTCGACATAAGGCTGTTGAAGTCGCTGAACGCGAAACTGTGGGCATCGGGACCCTTGGTCAGCACAGCAGTGCTGCTGAGCGCCGCAATTATCATAATCGTGTTTTCCCACTCGGTTCAGGTGTGGTTGTGGGCACTGTCGTTCATTGCGTTCGGTGCGTTCAATGATCCCGGCACGGCGGTATACTTTGCACTCGTCACCTATACGACGCTGGGTTATGGCGACGTCGTTCTGGCTGAAAACATCCGCCTTTACGGGGCATTTGCATCCGTCACGGGTCTGTTGGGTTTCGGGTTGAGCACGGCCTTTCTGGTAGCCGTGTTCGGCAAATTGCTGCCAAACCATCTCGCCGACTAG
- a CDS encoding efflux RND transporter periplasmic adaptor subunit, whose product MPTGTSSLAAALLFAGALLLAGCDEAPKSQSAPPPAPKVSVAKPVVKKIIETDVFTGRFEAKEDVELRARVAGYLQEIHFKDGELVEAGDLLFTIDQKQFQAELENAQSSVEVAQSRLDLTKEEFERGQKLRTSGTIAASAQDQRRQEFLAAQAELAGATARLRTAQLNLGYTKIYSPVKGRIGRNLISVGNLVQANSTVLASIVSLDPIYFYFDVDERSYLAYSRLGRNGTGPSGRLAPYEVRIQLTDEDEPKHTGNLDFLNNRIDNATGTMRGRAVITNADLFLQPGLFGRISIPGSNEYDGVLIPDQAVGTDQNRRIVFVVGENNVLTPTVIRPGPRIDGYRVVRTGLKGDETIVVNGLARVRPGMTIDPQLQDLPPVAAKN is encoded by the coding sequence ATGCCAACAGGTACATCATCCCTGGCTGCCGCCCTATTGTTCGCCGGCGCGCTGCTGCTCGCCGGCTGCGACGAAGCGCCAAAGTCCCAGAGCGCACCCCCACCTGCTCCCAAGGTCAGTGTCGCCAAGCCGGTTGTTAAGAAAATTATCGAGACCGACGTCTTCACCGGGCGCTTTGAAGCAAAGGAAGATGTCGAGCTTCGTGCCCGTGTCGCCGGCTACCTGCAGGAGATTCATTTCAAGGACGGCGAGCTGGTCGAGGCCGGCGATCTACTGTTCACCATTGACCAGAAGCAGTTCCAGGCGGAGCTCGAAAATGCCCAGTCCAGTGTCGAGGTGGCGCAGAGCCGGCTTGACCTGACCAAGGAAGAATTCGAGCGCGGACAGAAACTTCGCACCTCAGGCACAATTGCCGCGTCTGCCCAGGACCAGCGCCGTCAGGAGTTCCTGGCTGCACAGGCGGAACTGGCCGGTGCCACCGCCCGGCTTCGCACTGCCCAGTTGAACCTCGGTTACACGAAAATCTATTCACCGGTGAAGGGCCGCATCGGCCGTAACCTGATATCCGTGGGCAACCTGGTTCAGGCAAACTCCACCGTGCTGGCATCCATCGTATCGCTTGATCCGATCTATTTTTATTTCGATGTGGATGAGCGCTCCTACCTTGCCTATTCCAGGTTGGGTCGCAATGGCACGGGGCCATCCGGCAGGTTGGCGCCGTATGAAGTGAGAATACAGCTCACCGACGAGGACGAGCCGAAGCACACCGGCAACCTTGATTTTCTCAACAACCGCATCGATAACGCAACCGGCACCATGCGCGGACGTGCTGTTATCACCAATGCCGATCTGTTCCTGCAGCCCGGCCTGTTCGGGCGCATTTCAATCCCCGGTTCAAATGAGTATGACGGCGTGCTGATACCGGATCAGGCCGTGGGAACGGATCAGAACCGGCGCATCGTGTTCGTGGTCGGCGAGAACAATGTGCTCACCCCCACCGTCATCAGACCCGGCCCGCGCATTGACGGTTATCGCGTGGTTCGAACCGGCCTCAAGGGTGACGAAACCATCGTGGTCAACGGCCTTGCCAGGGTTCGTCCGGGCATGACCATCGATCCGCAACTGCAGGACCTTCCCCCTGTCGCAGCCAAGAACTAG
- a CDS encoding SCO family protein — protein MTALRRRLGIWAAAAALILCAGVVWLVTTNAPQQFAQRVVQSKGIGQPFNLTDHNGNPITEKALAGSPSAVFFGFTHCPEVCPTTLYEMASWLNTLGPDGKSIKAFFITVDPERDTPEIMKSYVSNFTDRIVGITGKPADIAELAKSWHVYWKKIPLESGDYTMDHTASVFLIDAKGNFKSTIAFRENTDTAVAKLRKLASP, from the coding sequence ATGACTGCTTTACGCAGGAGACTGGGAATCTGGGCAGCAGCTGCTGCCCTCATTCTCTGTGCTGGTGTCGTCTGGCTTGTTACTACAAACGCGCCGCAGCAATTCGCTCAAAGGGTTGTTCAGTCCAAGGGCATCGGCCAGCCCTTCAACCTTACTGATCACAACGGGAACCCCATAACCGAGAAGGCCTTGGCGGGGTCTCCCTCCGCGGTGTTTTTCGGGTTTACCCATTGCCCGGAAGTATGTCCGACCACGCTTTATGAAATGGCGTCATGGCTGAATACGCTTGGGCCGGACGGAAAGTCCATCAAGGCATTCTTCATAACGGTGGATCCGGAACGCGACACGCCGGAAATCATGAAGAGCTACGTGTCCAATTTCACCGATCGCATTGTCGGCATCACCGGCAAGCCGGCCGATATCGCCGAACTGGCGAAATCCTGGCACGTCTACTGGAAGAAGATACCGCTTGAAAGTGGTGATTATACCATGGACCACACCGCTTCGGTGTTTCTGATCGATGCGAAAGGCAATTTCAAAAGCACCATCGCTTTTCGTGAGAATACCGATACGGCGGTTGCAAAATTGCGAAAACTGGCATCGCCCTAA
- a CDS encoding multidrug efflux RND transporter permease subunit — MRFAHFFIDRPIFASVISILIVLMGAISYFQLPVGQYPDIAPPTIVVTANYSGADAETVAETVAAPIEEEINGIENMLYMSSYSTSAGTMALTITFKSGTDLDDAQVLVQNRVAIAEPRLPEEVRRVGITTRKSSPDLMMVVHMLSPDDSLDQLYVSNYARNNVRDVLVRLDGVGDLTIFGEREYSLRVWIDPEKLASYGMTAADLLASLREQNVQVSGGSIGAEPAPSDNDVTFTVTTQGRFSTVRQFRNVIVKAGDDGRLIRLQDVARVEIGAKSYTTNSYLNGKSAVALAIFQRPGTNALQSAEEIIAAMEQLKTSFPPGIEYQIVYNPTEFIAESVNEVYKTLFEAILLVVLVVIVFLQSWRTAIIPIVAIPVSLIGTFMVMSLLGFSLNTLTLFGLVLAIGIVVDDAIVVVENVERNIANGLSPREASHRTMDEVGSAVIAISLVLVAVFIPTAFVPGISGAFYKQFAITIATSTVISAINSLTLSPALAALLLKPHDAPRSNFFLARMGSWAADKFNSGFDKTSTGYARIVGFMSRRTVMGLVIYAGLIGLTVWTFGKVPGGFIPQTDQGYGIVAIQLPEGASLDRTDKVVQRATQIIRETPGVKDAVAFAGFSGATFTSATNAAAIFATFDNFAERNKKGQSSQQIIGSLFGRLQQIEEAFIIAIQPPSVRGIGQGGGFKMQIQERSGTKMDRALGTAFAMMGQAQQTPGVNRVFTTFSNSSPSYYLEIDRVKAQQLQVSIGAIFETLELNLGSSFVNDFTAFGRRYDVRMQADQSFRLEKEDIARLKVRSTTGALVPLGTLVEIRDTSGPYLVQRYNQFVSVPLQGSTAPGVSTGEALTIMENMAAQNLPQGMTFEWTELALQEKQTGNTAIYLFGLAIVVVFLLLAAQYESWTLPMAIMLIVPLSMLAALLGVMLRGMDNNILTQIGLIVLVGLAAKNAILIVEFARQEEDDGKPLLEATINACRLRLRPILMTAFAFILGVVPLVIASGPGAELRQALGTAVFFGMLGVTFLGLFLTPVFYVAIRSVSQRLSGKKTTPTTAEETAS, encoded by the coding sequence ATGCGCTTTGCCCACTTCTTCATCGACCGGCCGATATTCGCCAGCGTGATCTCGATCCTGATCGTGCTGATGGGCGCCATATCCTATTTTCAACTGCCTGTCGGCCAGTATCCCGACATTGCGCCTCCCACCATTGTGGTGACGGCGAATTACTCCGGCGCAGATGCGGAAACGGTCGCTGAAACCGTGGCGGCACCGATCGAGGAGGAGATCAACGGCATTGAGAACATGCTGTACATGTCGTCCTACTCGACCAGTGCCGGCACCATGGCGCTGACCATTACCTTCAAGAGCGGCACCGATCTCGACGACGCCCAGGTACTGGTCCAGAACCGGGTGGCGATTGCCGAGCCCCGCCTGCCCGAAGAAGTCCGCCGCGTCGGTATCACCACCCGCAAGAGCTCACCTGACCTGATGATGGTGGTTCACATGCTGTCTCCCGACGACAGCCTGGATCAGCTCTACGTCTCCAACTATGCCCGCAACAATGTGCGCGATGTGCTGGTGCGGCTGGACGGTGTCGGCGACCTGACCATTTTCGGCGAACGGGAATACTCGTTGCGGGTCTGGATCGACCCTGAAAAACTCGCCTCGTACGGCATGACTGCCGCAGACCTGCTGGCCTCCCTGCGCGAACAGAATGTCCAGGTATCGGGAGGCTCAATTGGCGCCGAACCGGCACCGAGCGACAATGACGTGACCTTCACGGTCACCACCCAGGGCCGGTTTTCCACCGTACGCCAGTTCCGCAATGTGATCGTGAAGGCCGGCGATGACGGTCGCCTGATCCGGCTGCAGGATGTCGCGCGTGTCGAAATCGGTGCCAAGAGCTACACAACCAATTCGTATCTCAACGGCAAGTCGGCAGTTGCGCTGGCGATCTTCCAGCGTCCCGGCACCAATGCCCTGCAAAGTGCAGAGGAAATCATCGCTGCCATGGAGCAGCTGAAAACGTCGTTTCCACCCGGCATTGAATACCAGATCGTCTACAACCCGACCGAGTTTATCGCGGAATCCGTCAACGAGGTCTACAAGACACTGTTTGAGGCCATCTTGCTGGTTGTGCTGGTGGTCATCGTATTCCTGCAATCCTGGCGCACGGCCATCATCCCGATCGTTGCCATTCCGGTATCCCTGATCGGCACCTTCATGGTGATGTCACTTCTCGGGTTTTCGCTCAACACGCTGACGCTGTTCGGCCTGGTGCTGGCTATCGGTATCGTGGTGGATGACGCGATTGTGGTCGTGGAAAACGTCGAGCGCAATATCGCCAACGGGCTGTCGCCCAGGGAAGCATCGCACCGCACCATGGATGAAGTCGGCTCAGCCGTCATCGCCATATCGCTGGTGCTGGTTGCCGTGTTCATCCCGACCGCTTTCGTGCCCGGCATCTCCGGTGCCTTCTACAAGCAGTTCGCCATCACCATCGCCACGTCGACGGTTATATCGGCAATCAACTCACTGACCCTGTCACCGGCGCTGGCAGCGCTGCTGCTAAAACCTCATGATGCACCCAGGTCCAACTTCTTCCTCGCCAGGATGGGAAGCTGGGCAGCAGACAAGTTCAATTCCGGTTTTGACAAGACAAGCACAGGCTACGCCCGCATTGTCGGGTTTATGTCGCGCCGCACCGTGATGGGCCTGGTCATCTATGCAGGCCTTATCGGCCTGACCGTGTGGACGTTCGGCAAGGTGCCCGGCGGGTTCATCCCGCAAACCGACCAGGGCTACGGCATTGTCGCTATCCAGTTGCCCGAGGGCGCATCGCTGGATCGTACCGACAAGGTTGTGCAGCGCGCCACCCAGATCATCCGGGAAACCCCCGGCGTCAAGGATGCCGTCGCCTTTGCCGGTTTTTCCGGGGCGACATTCACCTCAGCCACCAATGCAGCAGCCATATTCGCGACTTTCGACAACTTCGCCGAGCGCAACAAGAAGGGCCAGTCATCGCAGCAGATCATCGGGTCGCTGTTCGGACGCCTGCAACAGATCGAGGAGGCGTTCATCATAGCCATCCAGCCGCCGTCGGTGCGTGGCATCGGCCAGGGCGGCGGTTTCAAGATGCAGATCCAGGAACGCAGTGGCACCAAGATGGACCGCGCACTCGGCACTGCCTTTGCCATGATGGGTCAGGCGCAGCAGACACCCGGTGTCAACCGTGTCTTCACTACATTCTCCAACTCCAGCCCGTCCTACTATCTGGAGATCGATCGCGTTAAGGCGCAGCAATTGCAAGTATCCATCGGCGCGATCTTCGAGACACTGGAACTCAATCTCGGCTCATCCTTCGTGAACGACTTTACCGCCTTTGGCAGGCGCTATGACGTGCGCATGCAGGCTGACCAGTCATTCCGGCTGGAGAAGGAAGACATTGCACGGCTCAAGGTGCGCTCGACCACCGGTGCGCTGGTGCCGTTGGGCACGCTGGTGGAAATTCGCGATACCAGCGGTCCCTACCTGGTGCAGCGTTACAACCAGTTCGTGTCAGTGCCGCTGCAGGGCTCAACCGCGCCCGGCGTGTCGACCGGCGAAGCCCTGACAATCATGGAAAACATGGCTGCACAAAACCTGCCGCAGGGCATGACGTTCGAATGGACTGAACTTGCCCTGCAGGAAAAGCAGACCGGCAATACCGCCATCTACCTGTTTGGACTGGCGATCGTCGTCGTATTCCTGCTGCTGGCGGCACAGTACGAAAGCTGGACCTTGCCCATGGCCATCATGCTGATTGTACCGCTGTCCATGCTGGCGGCCCTGCTGGGAGTTATGCTGCGCGGCATGGACAACAATATCCTGACCCAGATCGGGCTGATCGTGCTGGTGGGCCTGGCGGCAAAGAACGCCATTTTGATCGTGGAGTTTGCCCGGCAGGAGGAAGATGACGGCAAGCCGCTTCTGGAAGCCACCATCAATGCCTGCCGCCTGCGCCTGCGCCCCATCCTGATGACCGCTTTCGCGTTCATCCTGGGCGTTGTGCCGCTGGTCATTGCCAGCGGTCCGGGTGCCGAACTGCGTCAGGCGCTTGGCACCGCGGTGTTCTTCGGCATGCTCGGCGTCACCTTCCTCGGCCTGTTCCTGACGCCGGTGTTCTATGTGGCGATCCGCTCCGTCTCACAACGGCTGTCCGGCAAAAAGACCACGCCGACAACCGCTGAAGAAACGGCGAGCTAG
- a CDS encoding DUF6434 domain-containing protein: MNEFNWHTDTITRSTPVTASYRNTQNVRRFLKIQCGPDFRFDRPFMLWIKDGTHKTMGDVADEWVRRGRE, encoded by the coding sequence ATGAACGAGTTTAACTGGCACACCGACACTATCACCCGGTCCACACCGGTCACGGCGAGTTACAGAAACACGCAGAACGTCCGCCGGTTCCTGAAAATCCAGTGCGGCCCCGACTTCAGGTTTGACCGGCCCTTCATGCTGTGGATCAAGGACGGCACACACAAGACAATGGGTGACGTGGCCGATGAGTGGGTTAGACGCGGACGCGAGTGA